Proteins encoded by one window of Salvia splendens isolate huo1 chromosome 14, SspV2, whole genome shotgun sequence:
- the LOC121765434 gene encoding heat stress transcription factor A-3-like isoform X3, which yields MNPDDSPRPRPRTSTSTLPMPCFTSGDEPPPPVTAVFPNPPSFPFSTESLSVEPPPFSPFMNFDSFEAQFESKPDIAPQPLESLYETPIPPFLSKTFDLVDDPSLDKIIAWGARGDSFVVWDPVEFARMVLPRNFKHNNFSSFVRQLNTYGFRKIDADKWEFANEGFLRGQRHLLKNIQRRKSLHPQHTGSSSGLSDEAGKVELGGEMERLRKERHSMMQEVVELQHQQRGTVKHMEMVNEKLQTAEKRQKQMVSFLGKIFQNPAFLTRFQQMRQQKSLASPRTARKFVKHQVHESGTSDSSPKQQIVSCQDELGNPFMPKQLPCPPLQGIMGDVPFGIDDTSLSEYARMDEFLSDPEPSEAVFKGKGVVAGPEYFMSFPEDFVEEKKIPEFSSAETQSMAVEEGLWSTGFGASAAVGARASTHERAREDAAATLFTEVLRQPNVERRSPKQKTGDQLSIYACIFVYIVFTRC from the exons ATGAACCCTGATGACAGCCCTCGCCCTCGCCCTCGCACTAGCACTAGCACTCTTCCAATGCCCTGTTTTACTTCCGGTGACGAACCGCCACCACCTGTTACGGCGGTTTTCCCAAATCCGCCGTCATTTCCTTTCTCGACAGAGTCTCTGTCTGTAGAGCCGCCGCCGTTCTCTCCTTTCATGAACTTCGACTCGTTTGAGGCCCAATTTGAGTCCAAACCGGACATCGCCCCTCAGCCGTTGGAGTCTCTGTATGAAACTCCAATTCCGCCTTTTCTGAGCAAGACGTTTGATTTGGTGGATGATCCTTCGTTGGATAAGATCATTGCTTGGGGTGCAAGAGGCGATAGCTTTGTGGTGTGGGATCCTGTTGAATTTGCGAGGATGGTCTTACCAAGAAATTTCAAGCACAATAATTTCTCCAGTTTTGTGCGTCAGCTCAATACATAT GGATTTCGCAAAATTGATGCAGATAAGTGGGAGTTTGCAAATGAGGGATTCTTGAGAGGGCAGAGGCATCTGTtgaaaaatatccaaaggcGCAAATCGCTACATCCTCAGCATACTGGAAGCTCCTCTGGATTGTCTGATGAGGCAGGCAAAGTTGAATTGGGAGGTGAAATGGAACGTCTGAGGAAAGAGAGGCATTCGATGATGCAGGAGGTGGTCGAATTGCAGCATCAGCAGCGTGGTACAGTTAAGCATATGGAAATGGTTAACGAGAAGCTCCAGACAGCAGAGAAAAGGCAGAAACAGATGGTCTCATTCTTAGGAAAGATCTTTCAGAACCCAGCTTTTCTAACTCGCTTTCAGCAGATGAGGCAACAAAAAAGCCTCGCCTCCCCAAGGACAGCGAGGAAATTTGTGAAACATCAAGTGCACGAGTCTGGTACGTCTGATTCATCCCCCAAACAACAGATTGTGAGCTGCCAAGATGAGCTTGGCAATCCTTTCATGCCCAAACAACTTCCCTGTCCTCCCTTGCAAGGTATAATGGGAGACGTGCCATTTGGAATTGACGATACTTCACTAAGTGAATACGCAAGGATGGATGAATTCCTCAGTGACCCAGAGCCCAGCGAAGCAGTTTTTAAAGGCAAGGGTGTTGTTGCAGGTCCCGAATATTTCATGTCGTTTCCAGAGGACTTTGTGGAGGAGAAGAAGATTCCTGAATTCTCAAGTGCAGAAACTCAGTCTATGGCCGTTGAGGAGGGTCTTTGGAGCACGGGATTTGGAGCAAGTGCCG CTGTGGGCGCACGGGCAAGCACACACGAGAGGGCACGAGAAGATGCTGCTGCAACACTCTTTACCGAAG TATTGAGGCAACCAAACGTGGAGAGGAGAAGTCCAAAGCAGAAAACAGGGGATCAATTATCCATTTACGCATGTATTTtcgtgtacattgtgtttacacGATGTTGA
- the LOC121765434 gene encoding heat stress transcription factor A-3-like isoform X1, which yields MNPDDSPRPRPRTSTSTLPMPCFTSGDEPPPPVTAVFPNPPSFPFSTESLSVEPPPFSPFMNFDSFEAQFESKPDIAPQPLESLYETPIPPFLSKTFDLVDDPSLDKIIAWGARGDSFVVWDPVEFARMVLPRNFKHNNFSSFVRQLNTYGFRKIDADKWEFANEGFLRGQRHLLKNIQRRKSLHPQHTGSSSGLSDEAGKVELGGEMERLRKERHSMMQEVVELQHQQRGTVKHMEMVNEKLQTAEKRQKQMVSFLGKIFQNPAFLTRFQQMRQQKSLASPRTARKFVKHQVHESGTSDSSPKQQIVSCQDELGNPFMPKQLPCPPLQGIMGDVPFGIDDTSLSEYARMDEFLSDPEPSEAVFKGKGVVAGPEYFMSFPEDFVEEKKIPEFSSAETQSMAVEEGLWSTGFGASAGMSSSTELWGNVSSYGTPEISDVWNIGSLQRAGSSGIDKWLNQDSPFSELDNEGQQNRDDYSKKLHP from the exons ATGAACCCTGATGACAGCCCTCGCCCTCGCCCTCGCACTAGCACTAGCACTCTTCCAATGCCCTGTTTTACTTCCGGTGACGAACCGCCACCACCTGTTACGGCGGTTTTCCCAAATCCGCCGTCATTTCCTTTCTCGACAGAGTCTCTGTCTGTAGAGCCGCCGCCGTTCTCTCCTTTCATGAACTTCGACTCGTTTGAGGCCCAATTTGAGTCCAAACCGGACATCGCCCCTCAGCCGTTGGAGTCTCTGTATGAAACTCCAATTCCGCCTTTTCTGAGCAAGACGTTTGATTTGGTGGATGATCCTTCGTTGGATAAGATCATTGCTTGGGGTGCAAGAGGCGATAGCTTTGTGGTGTGGGATCCTGTTGAATTTGCGAGGATGGTCTTACCAAGAAATTTCAAGCACAATAATTTCTCCAGTTTTGTGCGTCAGCTCAATACATAT GGATTTCGCAAAATTGATGCAGATAAGTGGGAGTTTGCAAATGAGGGATTCTTGAGAGGGCAGAGGCATCTGTtgaaaaatatccaaaggcGCAAATCGCTACATCCTCAGCATACTGGAAGCTCCTCTGGATTGTCTGATGAGGCAGGCAAAGTTGAATTGGGAGGTGAAATGGAACGTCTGAGGAAAGAGAGGCATTCGATGATGCAGGAGGTGGTCGAATTGCAGCATCAGCAGCGTGGTACAGTTAAGCATATGGAAATGGTTAACGAGAAGCTCCAGACAGCAGAGAAAAGGCAGAAACAGATGGTCTCATTCTTAGGAAAGATCTTTCAGAACCCAGCTTTTCTAACTCGCTTTCAGCAGATGAGGCAACAAAAAAGCCTCGCCTCCCCAAGGACAGCGAGGAAATTTGTGAAACATCAAGTGCACGAGTCTGGTACGTCTGATTCATCCCCCAAACAACAGATTGTGAGCTGCCAAGATGAGCTTGGCAATCCTTTCATGCCCAAACAACTTCCCTGTCCTCCCTTGCAAGGTATAATGGGAGACGTGCCATTTGGAATTGACGATACTTCACTAAGTGAATACGCAAGGATGGATGAATTCCTCAGTGACCCAGAGCCCAGCGAAGCAGTTTTTAAAGGCAAGGGTGTTGTTGCAGGTCCCGAATATTTCATGTCGTTTCCAGAGGACTTTGTGGAGGAGAAGAAGATTCCTGAATTCTCAAGTGCAGAAACTCAGTCTATGGCCGTTGAGGAGGGTCTTTGGAGCACGGGATTTGGAGCAAGTGCCGGTATGTCTAGTTCCACTGAGTTGTGGGGTAATGTTAGCAGTTACGGCACACCAGAAATATCAGATGTTTGGAACATAGGTTCACTGCAGAGAGCAGGAAGTTCGGGAATTGACAAGTGGTTGAACCAAGACTCCCCTTTTAGTGAGTTAGATAACGAAGGCCAACAAAATAGAGATGATTATTCTAAGAAGTTGCATCCATGA
- the LOC121765434 gene encoding heat stress transcription factor A-3-like isoform X2, which translates to MNPDDSPRPRPRTSTSTLPMPCFTSGDEPPPPVTAVFPNPPSFPFSTESLSVEPPPFSPFMNFDSFEAQFESKPDIAPQPLESLYETPIPPFLSKTFDLVDDPSLDKIIAWGARGDSFVVWDPVEFARMVLPRNFKHNNFSSFVRQLNTYGFRKIDADKWEFANEGFLRGQRHLLKNIQRRKSLHPQHTGSSSGLSDEAGKVELGGEMERLRKERHSMMQEVVELQHQQRGTVKHMEMVNEKLQTAEKRQKQMVSFLGKIFQNPAFLTRFQQMRQQKSLASPRTARKFVKHQVHESGTSDSSPKQQIVSCQDELGNPFMPKQLPCPPLQGIMGDVPFGIDDTSLSEYARMDEFLSDPEPSEAVFKGKGVVAGPEYFMSFPEDFVEEKKIPEFSSAETQSMAVEEGLWSTGFGASAAVGARASTHERAREDAAATLFTEESAVLRQPNVERRSPKQKTGDQLSIYACIFVYIVFTRC; encoded by the exons ATGAACCCTGATGACAGCCCTCGCCCTCGCCCTCGCACTAGCACTAGCACTCTTCCAATGCCCTGTTTTACTTCCGGTGACGAACCGCCACCACCTGTTACGGCGGTTTTCCCAAATCCGCCGTCATTTCCTTTCTCGACAGAGTCTCTGTCTGTAGAGCCGCCGCCGTTCTCTCCTTTCATGAACTTCGACTCGTTTGAGGCCCAATTTGAGTCCAAACCGGACATCGCCCCTCAGCCGTTGGAGTCTCTGTATGAAACTCCAATTCCGCCTTTTCTGAGCAAGACGTTTGATTTGGTGGATGATCCTTCGTTGGATAAGATCATTGCTTGGGGTGCAAGAGGCGATAGCTTTGTGGTGTGGGATCCTGTTGAATTTGCGAGGATGGTCTTACCAAGAAATTTCAAGCACAATAATTTCTCCAGTTTTGTGCGTCAGCTCAATACATAT GGATTTCGCAAAATTGATGCAGATAAGTGGGAGTTTGCAAATGAGGGATTCTTGAGAGGGCAGAGGCATCTGTtgaaaaatatccaaaggcGCAAATCGCTACATCCTCAGCATACTGGAAGCTCCTCTGGATTGTCTGATGAGGCAGGCAAAGTTGAATTGGGAGGTGAAATGGAACGTCTGAGGAAAGAGAGGCATTCGATGATGCAGGAGGTGGTCGAATTGCAGCATCAGCAGCGTGGTACAGTTAAGCATATGGAAATGGTTAACGAGAAGCTCCAGACAGCAGAGAAAAGGCAGAAACAGATGGTCTCATTCTTAGGAAAGATCTTTCAGAACCCAGCTTTTCTAACTCGCTTTCAGCAGATGAGGCAACAAAAAAGCCTCGCCTCCCCAAGGACAGCGAGGAAATTTGTGAAACATCAAGTGCACGAGTCTGGTACGTCTGATTCATCCCCCAAACAACAGATTGTGAGCTGCCAAGATGAGCTTGGCAATCCTTTCATGCCCAAACAACTTCCCTGTCCTCCCTTGCAAGGTATAATGGGAGACGTGCCATTTGGAATTGACGATACTTCACTAAGTGAATACGCAAGGATGGATGAATTCCTCAGTGACCCAGAGCCCAGCGAAGCAGTTTTTAAAGGCAAGGGTGTTGTTGCAGGTCCCGAATATTTCATGTCGTTTCCAGAGGACTTTGTGGAGGAGAAGAAGATTCCTGAATTCTCAAGTGCAGAAACTCAGTCTATGGCCGTTGAGGAGGGTCTTTGGAGCACGGGATTTGGAGCAAGTGCCG CTGTGGGCGCACGGGCAAGCACACACGAGAGGGCACGAGAAGATGCTGCTGCAACACTCTTTACCGAAG AATCTGCAGTATTGAGGCAACCAAACGTGGAGAGGAGAAGTCCAAAGCAGAAAACAGGGGATCAATTATCCATTTACGCATGTATTTtcgtgtacattgtgtttacacGATGTTGA